The following proteins are encoded in a genomic region of Ictalurus furcatus strain D&B chromosome 6, Billie_1.0, whole genome shotgun sequence:
- the LOC128609196 gene encoding MORC family CW-type zinc finger protein 3-like isoform X2, translating to MATLTNKGIPLSSISPRYLHTNSTSHTWPFSAIAELIDNAYDPDVSAKQFWIDKTTIKDQDCLIFMDNGKGMDCDKMHKMLSFGFSDKQTVKGHVPVGLYGNGFKSGSMRLGKDAIVFSKKDDTMCVGLLSQTYLKKIKAQNVLVPIAMFTNAGQTVSASPEQAACLHDILTHSLFNTKEELLSEFSVIDGLCNKSSGTRIIIWNLRRTPSGELEFDFKQDRYDIRIPIDVHESTREPKKQRLESRMEVPESEYSLRAYCSVLYLKPKMQIIIQGQKVETQYVTKNLANVLKDTYKPVCLKKKITITFGYNTKTKEHYGMMIYHKNRLIKAYERVACQRKANSTGVGVIGVIECNYLTPTHNKQEFDNTEEYRKTMQNVGNKLEEYWKEVQYRYENGTKAFEDVVKRPDQNWVQCDDCLKWRKLPDCIDNKVLPKKWFCHMNLDPQFRSCTVEEEPEDSDEEQPGYQKMYKQHEKKLQEERNRQQMEAEQRTAALNEQDTALLRNEQEIIHQLRHSCPSTPRSSIQATPSSTLIPLSPTSSRPSDDTQDISVSTTPTKKKRTLSQSQENMEKKKARRNYFDNIPVSLSTSTASPEAFCLSHDSHDNKAERKDIKTAQNDDMIEKSTVKKEQSDQITQASSVDHEIQYLQAKEEIKQLRHKVDHLEDEKCNLLTCSEILKKDLEEIKKEREKLKISVEDRGVQTDFPISSHEESAAASEEASNPGRVRDSHFGTQQNETQDRPESGQENNNTQLFRLRLLRQTVGRLLVIFVPALDLEQVNYDCDVIDEILTQVVDDISSTEAAST from the exons ATGGCAACACTAACAAATAAAGGAATACCTTTAAGCTCA ATCAGTCCACGGTACCTGCACACAAACTCCACTAGCCACACCTGGCCCTTCAGTGCTATAGCAGAACTGATCG ACAATGCTTATGACCCAGATgtcagtgcaaaacaattctgGATTGATAAAACAACTATCAAAGACCAGGACTGCCTCATCTTCATGGATAATGGAAAAGGCATGGACTGTGACAAGATGCACAAAATGCTCAG ttttggCTTCAGTGATAAGCAGACAGTAAAAGGCCATGTTCCAGTGGGTCTTTATGGTAACGGTTTTAAGTCGGGCTCCATGCGCTTGGGGAAGGACGCCATCGTGTTCTCAAAGAAAGACGACACCATGTGTGTGGGTCTCCTGTCACAGACTTACCTCAAGAAGATAAAAGCACAAAATGTCCTAGTGCCTATTGCCATGTTCACCAACGCCGGACAGACTG TCAGTGCTTCACCGGAGCAAGCAGCATGTCTTCATGATATCCTGACACATTCTCTGTTTAACACCAAGGAAGAACTGCTGTCTGAGTTCAGTGTCATTGACGGGTTGTGCAACAAATCAAGTGGAACCCGCATCATCATCTGGAATCTACGCAG AACACCTTCAGGAGAATTAGAATTTGACTTCAAGCAGGACCGCTACGACATCCGGATCCCTATTGACGTGCACGAGAGCACCAGGGAGCCAAAAAAGCAACGGCTGGAGAGTCGTATGGAAGTGCCTGAGAGTGAATATTCACTGCGG GCATACTGCAGTGTCCTGTACCTTAAGCCGAAAATGCAGATCATCATCCAAGGGCAGAAGGTGGAAACGCAGTATGTCACTAAAAATCTAGCAAATGTCTTAAAGGACACATACAAACCTGTATGTCTT aaaaagaaaattacaaTCACCTTTGGCTACAACACAAAGACCAAGGAGCACTACGGCATGATGATATACCACAAAAACCGCCTCATCAAAGCCTATGAGCGTGTCGCCTGCCAGCGCAAG GCTAACAGCACAGGAGTGGGAGTTATCGGGGTGATAGAGTGCAATTACCTCACACCAACTCACAACAAGCAGGAGTTTGACAATACAGAGGAGTACAG GAAAACCATGCAGAATGTAGGTAATAAACTTGAGGAATATTGGAAGGAAGTCCAATATCGATACGAAAACGGCACTAAAGCTTTTGAGGATGTTGT TAAGCGGCCAGATCAGAACTGGGTTCAATGTGATGATTGTCTCAAGTGGCGGAAACTTCCGGATTGCATTGATAATAAAGTTCTCCCTAAAAAATGGTTCTGCCACATGAACCTCGACCCACAGTTCAG GAGTTGTACAGTTGAAGAAGAACCTGAGGATTCTGATGAAGAACAACCTGGATACCAGAAAATGTACAAACAGCA TGAGAAAAAGTTGCAGGAGGAGAGGAACAGACAGCAG ATGGAAGCTGAGCAGAGGACTGCAGCTTTGAATGAGCAGGACACTGCTTTGTTGAGGAACGAGCAGGAAATTATACACCAGCTCCGACACAGC TGTCCGTCAACACCCAGGTCATCCATCCAAGCAACACCCAGCTCCACCCTTATTCCTCTGTCTCCCACAA GCTCCAGGCCTTCTGATGATACGCAGGACATTTCTGTCTCCACTACTCCTACGAA GAAGAAGAGAACCCTGAGCCAGAGTCAGGAGAACatggagaagaagaaagccAGACGAAACTATTTTGACAACATACCAGTTAGTCTGTCAACATCCACAGCCTCACCTGAGGCTTTTTGTTTAAGCCATGATAGCCATGATAATAAAGCAGAAAGGAAAGACATTAAAACAGCACAGAATGATGACATGATTGAAAAGAGCACAGTGAAGAAGGAGCAGAGCGATCAAATCACACAGGCCAGCTCTGTGGACCATGAAATTCAGTACCTGCAGGCCAAGGAGGAGATAAAGCAGCTCCGACATAAG GTGGATCATCTAGAAGATGAGAAGTGCAATTTGTTGACCTGCTCTGAGATCCTTAAGAAAGATTtagaggaaataaagaaagagcgTGAAAAGCTGAAGATAAGTGTAGAAGATCGAGGGGTTCAGACAGATTTTCCTATTTCCTCACATGAAGAAAGTGCAGCAGCTTCAGAAGAAGCCTCCAACCCAGGAAGAGTGAGAGACTCACACTTTGGTACTCAGCAGAATGAGACACAGGACAGGCCAGAGAGTGGACAAGAAAACAATAACACACAGTTATTCAG
- the LOC128609196 gene encoding MORC family CW-type zinc finger protein 3-like isoform X1 → MATLTNKGIPLSSISPRYLHTNSTSHTWPFSAIAELIDNAYDPDVSAKQFWIDKTTIKDQDCLIFMDNGKGMDCDKMHKMLSFGFSDKQTVKGHVPVGLYGNGFKSGSMRLGKDAIVFSKKDDTMCVGLLSQTYLKKIKAQNVLVPIAMFTNAGQTVSASPEQAACLHDILTHSLFNTKEELLSEFSVIDGLCNKSSGTRIIIWNLRRTPSGELEFDFKQDRYDIRIPIDVHESTREPKKQRLESRMEVPESEYSLRAYCSVLYLKPKMQIIIQGQKVETQYVTKNLANVLKDTYKPVCLKKKITITFGYNTKTKEHYGMMIYHKNRLIKAYERVACQRKANSTGVGVIGVIECNYLTPTHNKQEFDNTEEYRKTMQNVGNKLEEYWKEVQYRYENGTKAFEDVVKRPDQNWVQCDDCLKWRKLPDCIDNKVLPKKWFCHMNLDPQFRSCTVEEEPEDSDEEQPGYQKMYKQHEKKLQEERNRQQMEAEQRTAALNEQDTALLRNEQEIIHQLRHSCPSTPRSSIQATPSSTLIPLSPTSMGSRPSDDTQDISVSTTPTKKKRTLSQSQENMEKKKARRNYFDNIPVSLSTSTASPEAFCLSHDSHDNKAERKDIKTAQNDDMIEKSTVKKEQSDQITQASSVDHEIQYLQAKEEIKQLRHKVDHLEDEKCNLLTCSEILKKDLEEIKKEREKLKISVEDRGVQTDFPISSHEESAAASEEASNPGRVRDSHFGTQQNETQDRPESGQENNNTQLFRLRLLRQTVGRLLVIFVPALDLEQVNYDCDVIDEILTQVVDDISSTEAAST, encoded by the exons ATGGCAACACTAACAAATAAAGGAATACCTTTAAGCTCA ATCAGTCCACGGTACCTGCACACAAACTCCACTAGCCACACCTGGCCCTTCAGTGCTATAGCAGAACTGATCG ACAATGCTTATGACCCAGATgtcagtgcaaaacaattctgGATTGATAAAACAACTATCAAAGACCAGGACTGCCTCATCTTCATGGATAATGGAAAAGGCATGGACTGTGACAAGATGCACAAAATGCTCAG ttttggCTTCAGTGATAAGCAGACAGTAAAAGGCCATGTTCCAGTGGGTCTTTATGGTAACGGTTTTAAGTCGGGCTCCATGCGCTTGGGGAAGGACGCCATCGTGTTCTCAAAGAAAGACGACACCATGTGTGTGGGTCTCCTGTCACAGACTTACCTCAAGAAGATAAAAGCACAAAATGTCCTAGTGCCTATTGCCATGTTCACCAACGCCGGACAGACTG TCAGTGCTTCACCGGAGCAAGCAGCATGTCTTCATGATATCCTGACACATTCTCTGTTTAACACCAAGGAAGAACTGCTGTCTGAGTTCAGTGTCATTGACGGGTTGTGCAACAAATCAAGTGGAACCCGCATCATCATCTGGAATCTACGCAG AACACCTTCAGGAGAATTAGAATTTGACTTCAAGCAGGACCGCTACGACATCCGGATCCCTATTGACGTGCACGAGAGCACCAGGGAGCCAAAAAAGCAACGGCTGGAGAGTCGTATGGAAGTGCCTGAGAGTGAATATTCACTGCGG GCATACTGCAGTGTCCTGTACCTTAAGCCGAAAATGCAGATCATCATCCAAGGGCAGAAGGTGGAAACGCAGTATGTCACTAAAAATCTAGCAAATGTCTTAAAGGACACATACAAACCTGTATGTCTT aaaaagaaaattacaaTCACCTTTGGCTACAACACAAAGACCAAGGAGCACTACGGCATGATGATATACCACAAAAACCGCCTCATCAAAGCCTATGAGCGTGTCGCCTGCCAGCGCAAG GCTAACAGCACAGGAGTGGGAGTTATCGGGGTGATAGAGTGCAATTACCTCACACCAACTCACAACAAGCAGGAGTTTGACAATACAGAGGAGTACAG GAAAACCATGCAGAATGTAGGTAATAAACTTGAGGAATATTGGAAGGAAGTCCAATATCGATACGAAAACGGCACTAAAGCTTTTGAGGATGTTGT TAAGCGGCCAGATCAGAACTGGGTTCAATGTGATGATTGTCTCAAGTGGCGGAAACTTCCGGATTGCATTGATAATAAAGTTCTCCCTAAAAAATGGTTCTGCCACATGAACCTCGACCCACAGTTCAG GAGTTGTACAGTTGAAGAAGAACCTGAGGATTCTGATGAAGAACAACCTGGATACCAGAAAATGTACAAACAGCA TGAGAAAAAGTTGCAGGAGGAGAGGAACAGACAGCAG ATGGAAGCTGAGCAGAGGACTGCAGCTTTGAATGAGCAGGACACTGCTTTGTTGAGGAACGAGCAGGAAATTATACACCAGCTCCGACACAGC TGTCCGTCAACACCCAGGTCATCCATCCAAGCAACACCCAGCTCCACCCTTATTCCTCTGTCTCCCACAAGTATGG GCTCCAGGCCTTCTGATGATACGCAGGACATTTCTGTCTCCACTACTCCTACGAA GAAGAAGAGAACCCTGAGCCAGAGTCAGGAGAACatggagaagaagaaagccAGACGAAACTATTTTGACAACATACCAGTTAGTCTGTCAACATCCACAGCCTCACCTGAGGCTTTTTGTTTAAGCCATGATAGCCATGATAATAAAGCAGAAAGGAAAGACATTAAAACAGCACAGAATGATGACATGATTGAAAAGAGCACAGTGAAGAAGGAGCAGAGCGATCAAATCACACAGGCCAGCTCTGTGGACCATGAAATTCAGTACCTGCAGGCCAAGGAGGAGATAAAGCAGCTCCGACATAAG GTGGATCATCTAGAAGATGAGAAGTGCAATTTGTTGACCTGCTCTGAGATCCTTAAGAAAGATTtagaggaaataaagaaagagcgTGAAAAGCTGAAGATAAGTGTAGAAGATCGAGGGGTTCAGACAGATTTTCCTATTTCCTCACATGAAGAAAGTGCAGCAGCTTCAGAAGAAGCCTCCAACCCAGGAAGAGTGAGAGACTCACACTTTGGTACTCAGCAGAATGAGACACAGGACAGGCCAGAGAGTGGACAAGAAAACAATAACACACAGTTATTCAG
- the LOC128609195 gene encoding MORC family CW-type zinc finger protein 3 isoform X1: MAAQTDRGIPLSAVSPRYLHTNSTSHTGPFSAIAELIDNAYDPDVNAKQFWIDKTAVKGQDCLIFMDNGNGMDYDKMHKMLSFGFSDKQTIKGHVPVGLYGNGFKSGSMRLGKDAIVFSKKGDTMCVGLLSQTYLDKIKAQNVIVPIVMFTNTGLSVAQEYTECLQDILTYSLFNTKEELLSEFTAINGPYGTNSTGTRIIIWNLRKTSSNESEFDFTKDRYDIRIPYDVNEDTKEPSKGPEHGMSAPDSEYSLRVYSSILYLKPRMQIIIRGQKVKTQLVAKSLAHIIKDTYKPTFFKKGIKIIFGYNTKSKEHYGLMMYHKNRLIKAYERVACQRKANSTGVGVIGVIECNYLTPMHNKQDFENTEVYRKTIQSVGNKLEEYWKEVRHRRQKNPNCSVPVEDVVKRPDQSWVQCDECLKWRKLPDGIETTLLPDKWFCRMNPDPQFRTCAVVEEPEDSDDENPRYQKTYKQLERHQKLQKEKNRQQMEQEQKEAGKLIIALAKENALLKQQQDAVLNQLKLGGSTPGTPSTPLNSHRQRHAGSRSPDNIPVITHVTSLSNISTRNKRPLGPSQENGEKKRARFRDGFDNNAAGSPSTSTASPEVCSSQIVFSLDADDDQAAWKDNETTTKDDDDDIMIIESSSSARPNSATGTFNIANVKSERNVSEEESEKQMECVDSHTIVSIETTAAAPPSVSSSEVSIGTQTQQNPVVKQEEGDSERKKKEKWSNDGESCSNRLESEKDTKKELESHNEELRVPILEEENQERNKTKSTVKSEDLSLPVSQTSAISENSVLDVLAFQKQHDKLLEILEETAKDQNENHATLEELKKELLELTQSTLKKEYSHHSTQTSPDEAQDYKELYLKGKDELKQLQDELSELKMEKEEGKRKSQEASLECDDDLACQIDLLLRELDQRNKEREELKDKVDSLENEKCNILTCCESLQKDFEEVKREIEKTKVRVENQGVQTDFPVSSHEESATTSSGASNSGRSTDFGTQQHETQDIPKIGQETSNLQTYSLRLRELRQKVARLLVTFVPALDLEQVNYDCEVIDEILTQVIDEISPTEPAFT; this comes from the exons ttttggCTTCAGTGATAAGCAGACAATAAAAGGCCATGTTCCGGTGGGTCTTTATGGTAACGGTTTTAAGTCGGGCTCCATGCGCTTGGGGAAGGACGCCATCGTGTTCTCAAAGAAAGGCGACACCATGTGTGTGGGTCTCCTGTCACAGACTTACCTCGACAAGATAAAAGCACAGAATGTCATAGTGCCTATTGTCATGTTCACCAACACCGGAC TTAGTGTTGCACAGGAGTATACGGAGTGTCTTCAAGATATCCTGACCTATTCTCTGTTTAACACTAAGGAAGAACTGCTGTCTGAGTTCACCGCCATTAATGGCCCATATGGCACCAACTCCACTGGAACTCGCATCATCATCTGGAACCTACGCAA AACGTCGTCAAATGAATCGGAATTTGACTTCACGAAGGATCGCTATGATATTCGGATCCCCTATGACGTTAACGAGGACACCAAAGAGCCAAGCAAGGGGCCGGAGCATGGGATGTCGGCACCTGATAGCGAATATTCACTGCGG GTATACAGCAGCATCTTGTACCTAAAGCCTAGAATGCAGATTATTATTCGAGGGCAGAAGGTGAAAACTCAGCTCGTCGCCAAAAGCCTAGCCCACATCATCAAGGACACGTACAAACCCACATTCTTT AAAAAGGGAATTAAAATCATCTTTGGCTACAACACAAAGAGCAAAGAGCACTACGGATTGATGATGTACCACAAAAACCGCCTCATCAAAGCCTATGAACGTGTCGCCTGCCAGCGCAAG GCCAACAGTACCGGAGTTGGAGTGATCGGGGTGATAGAATGTAACTACCTCACACCAATGCACAACAAGCAGGACTTTGAGAATACAgaagtgtacag GAAAACCATACAAAGTGTAGGTAATAAGCTTGAGGAATATTGGAAGGAAGTCCGCCATAGACGTCAGAAAAACCCGAATTGCAGCGTACCTGTTGAAGATGTTGT GAAGCGACCCGATCAAAGCTGGGTGCAGTGTGACGAATGTCTGAAGTGGCGAAAACTTCCTGATGGTATTGAGACTACATTGCTTCCTGATAAATGGTTCTGCCGCATGAACCCTGACCCCCagttcag GACTTGTGCAGTTGTAGAAGAGCCTGAAGATTCGGATGATGAAAATCCACGATACCAGAAAACCTACAAACAGCT TGAGAGACATCAGAAGTTGCAGAAGGAGAAGAACAGACAGCAG ATGGAGCAGGAGCAGAAAGAGGCAGGGAAGTTGATCATAGCTCTGGCCAAAGAAAATGCCCTGTTAAAGCAACAGCAGGACGCCGTTCTGAACCAGCTCAAACTTGGC GGCTCCACCCCAGGAACGCCCAGCACACCCCTCAATTCCCATCGCCAAAGACATGCAG GCTCCAGATCTCCTGATAACATTCCAGTTATCACTCATGTTACGTCTCTCTCGAATATTTCAACAAG GAACAAGAGACCTTTGGGCCCAAGCCAagagaatggagagaaaaagagagccagatttagagatggttttgacAACAACGCAGCAGGTAGTCCTTCAACATCCACAGCCTCACCTGAGGTCTGTTCCTCACAAATTGTATTCAGTcttgatgctgatgatgatcaAGCAGCGTGGAAAGATAATGAAACGACAACAAAGGATGATGACGACGACATTATGATCATTGAGAGCAGTAGCTCAGCTAGGCCAAACTCAGCAACAGGAACGTTTAACATTGCTAATGTAAAGTCAGAGCGCAATGTGAGTGAGGAGGAGTCGGAAAAACAGATGGAGTGTGTTGACAGTCATACCATTGTGTCCATAGAGACAACAGCGGCAGCTCCGCCTTCTGTATCCTCCAGTGAAGTCAGCATTGGAACCCAGACTCAGCAAAACCCAGttgtgaaacaggaagaggGGGAttcagaaaggaagaaaaaagaaaagtggagcAATGATGGAGAAAGCTGTAGCAATCGTTTGGAATCAGAAAAAGATACAAAGAAAGAATTAGAGTCTCATAATGAGGAACTGAGAGTACCAATCCTAGAAGAAGAAAACCAAGAAAGAAACAAGACCAAAAGTACAGTAAAATCAGAAGACCTAAGCCTCCCAGTTAGTCAGACTTCAGCAATATCGGAAAACTCAGTTCTTGATGTGTTGGCGTTCCAGAAACAGCATGACAAACTGCTGGAAATCCTGGAGGAGACGGCAAAGGACCAAAATGAGAACCACGCTACATTGGAGGAGCTGAAGAAAGAATTGCTGGAGCTGACACAAAGCACGTTAAAAAAGGAGTACAgccaccacagcacacagacCAGCCCAGACGAGGCACAAGACTACAAAGAGCTATACTTGAAAGGCAAAGACGAGCTAAAGCAGCTCCAAGATGAGCTCAGTGAGCTGAAGATGGAGAAAGAAGAGGGGAAGAGAAAAAGCCAGGAAGCTTCATTAGAGTGTGATGATGATCTGGCTTGTCAGATTGACCTTCTGTTAAGGGAACTGGACCAGAGAAACAAGGAGCGAGAAGAGCTGAAAGATAAG GTGGACAGTCTAGAAAATGAGAAGTGCAATATACTGACATGCTGTGAGAGCCTGCAGAAAGATTTCGAGGAGGTAAAGAGAGAAATTGAAAAGACGAAGGTACGTGTAGAAAATCAAGGGGTCCAGACAGATTTTcctgtttcctcacatgaagaAAGTGCGACAACTTCATCAGGAGCCTCCAACTCTGGAAGAAGTACAGACTTTGGTACACAGCAGCATGAGACACAGGACATACCAAAAATTGGACAAGAAACCAGTAACCTACAGACATACAG CCTCAGGTTAAGAGAACTCCGACAAAAAGTGGCGCGTCTCCTGGTCACCTTCGTCCCTGCACTGGACCTTGAGCAGGTGAATTACGATTGCGAAGTCATCGATGAAATTCTCACTCAGGTTATCGATGAGATCTCCCCTACAGAACCAGCCTTTACGTAG
- the LOC128609195 gene encoding MORC family CW-type zinc finger protein 3 isoform X2, with protein MAAQTDRGIPLSAVSPRYLHTNSTSHTGPFSAIAELIDNAYDPDVNAKQFWIDKTAVKGQDCLIFMDNGNGMDYDKMHKMLSFGFSDKQTIKGHVPVGLYGNGFKSGSMRLGKDAIVFSKKGDTMCVGLLSQTYLDKIKAQNVIVPIVMFTNTGLSVAQEYTECLQDILTYSLFNTKEELLSEFTAINGPYGTNSTGTRIIIWNLRKTSSNESEFDFTKDRYDIRIPYDVNEDTKEPSKGPEHGMSAPDSEYSLRVYSSILYLKPRMQIIIRGQKVKTQLVAKSLAHIIKDTYKPTFFKKGIKIIFGYNTKSKEHYGLMMYHKNRLIKAYERVACQRKANSTGVGVIGVIECNYLTPMHNKQDFENTEVYRKTIQSVGNKLEEYWKEVRHRRQKNPNCSVPVEDVVKRPDQSWVQCDECLKWRKLPDGIETTLLPDKWFCRMNPDPQFRTCAVVEEPEDSDDENPRYQKTYKQLERHQKLQKEKNRQQMEQEQKEAGKLIIALAKENALLKQQQDAVLNQLKLGGSTPGTPSTPLNSHRQRHAGSRSPDNIPVITHVTSLSNISTRNKRPLGPSQENGEKKRARFRDGFDNNAAETTAAAPPSVSSSEVSIGTQTQQNPVVKQEEGDSERKKKEKWSNDGESCSNRLESEKDTKKELESHNEELRVPILEEENQERNKTKSTVKSEDLSLPVSQTSAISENSVLDVLAFQKQHDKLLEILEETAKDQNENHATLEELKKELLELTQSTLKKEYSHHSTQTSPDEAQDYKELYLKGKDELKQLQDELSELKMEKEEGKRKSQEASLECDDDLACQIDLLLRELDQRNKEREELKDKVDSLENEKCNILTCCESLQKDFEEVKREIEKTKVRVENQGVQTDFPVSSHEESATTSSGASNSGRSTDFGTQQHETQDIPKIGQETSNLQTYSLRLRELRQKVARLLVTFVPALDLEQVNYDCEVIDEILTQVIDEISPTEPAFT; from the exons ttttggCTTCAGTGATAAGCAGACAATAAAAGGCCATGTTCCGGTGGGTCTTTATGGTAACGGTTTTAAGTCGGGCTCCATGCGCTTGGGGAAGGACGCCATCGTGTTCTCAAAGAAAGGCGACACCATGTGTGTGGGTCTCCTGTCACAGACTTACCTCGACAAGATAAAAGCACAGAATGTCATAGTGCCTATTGTCATGTTCACCAACACCGGAC TTAGTGTTGCACAGGAGTATACGGAGTGTCTTCAAGATATCCTGACCTATTCTCTGTTTAACACTAAGGAAGAACTGCTGTCTGAGTTCACCGCCATTAATGGCCCATATGGCACCAACTCCACTGGAACTCGCATCATCATCTGGAACCTACGCAA AACGTCGTCAAATGAATCGGAATTTGACTTCACGAAGGATCGCTATGATATTCGGATCCCCTATGACGTTAACGAGGACACCAAAGAGCCAAGCAAGGGGCCGGAGCATGGGATGTCGGCACCTGATAGCGAATATTCACTGCGG GTATACAGCAGCATCTTGTACCTAAAGCCTAGAATGCAGATTATTATTCGAGGGCAGAAGGTGAAAACTCAGCTCGTCGCCAAAAGCCTAGCCCACATCATCAAGGACACGTACAAACCCACATTCTTT AAAAAGGGAATTAAAATCATCTTTGGCTACAACACAAAGAGCAAAGAGCACTACGGATTGATGATGTACCACAAAAACCGCCTCATCAAAGCCTATGAACGTGTCGCCTGCCAGCGCAAG GCCAACAGTACCGGAGTTGGAGTGATCGGGGTGATAGAATGTAACTACCTCACACCAATGCACAACAAGCAGGACTTTGAGAATACAgaagtgtacag GAAAACCATACAAAGTGTAGGTAATAAGCTTGAGGAATATTGGAAGGAAGTCCGCCATAGACGTCAGAAAAACCCGAATTGCAGCGTACCTGTTGAAGATGTTGT GAAGCGACCCGATCAAAGCTGGGTGCAGTGTGACGAATGTCTGAAGTGGCGAAAACTTCCTGATGGTATTGAGACTACATTGCTTCCTGATAAATGGTTCTGCCGCATGAACCCTGACCCCCagttcag GACTTGTGCAGTTGTAGAAGAGCCTGAAGATTCGGATGATGAAAATCCACGATACCAGAAAACCTACAAACAGCT TGAGAGACATCAGAAGTTGCAGAAGGAGAAGAACAGACAGCAG ATGGAGCAGGAGCAGAAAGAGGCAGGGAAGTTGATCATAGCTCTGGCCAAAGAAAATGCCCTGTTAAAGCAACAGCAGGACGCCGTTCTGAACCAGCTCAAACTTGGC GGCTCCACCCCAGGAACGCCCAGCACACCCCTCAATTCCCATCGCCAAAGACATGCAG GCTCCAGATCTCCTGATAACATTCCAGTTATCACTCATGTTACGTCTCTCTCGAATATTTCAACAAG GAACAAGAGACCTTTGGGCCCAAGCCAagagaatggagagaaaaagagagccagatttagagatggttttgacAACAACGCAGCAG AGACAACAGCGGCAGCTCCGCCTTCTGTATCCTCCAGTGAAGTCAGCATTGGAACCCAGACTCAGCAAAACCCAGttgtgaaacaggaagaggGGGAttcagaaaggaagaaaaaagaaaagtggagcAATGATGGAGAAAGCTGTAGCAATCGTTTGGAATCAGAAAAAGATACAAAGAAAGAATTAGAGTCTCATAATGAGGAACTGAGAGTACCAATCCTAGAAGAAGAAAACCAAGAAAGAAACAAGACCAAAAGTACAGTAAAATCAGAAGACCTAAGCCTCCCAGTTAGTCAGACTTCAGCAATATCGGAAAACTCAGTTCTTGATGTGTTGGCGTTCCAGAAACAGCATGACAAACTGCTGGAAATCCTGGAGGAGACGGCAAAGGACCAAAATGAGAACCACGCTACATTGGAGGAGCTGAAGAAAGAATTGCTGGAGCTGACACAAAGCACGTTAAAAAAGGAGTACAgccaccacagcacacagacCAGCCCAGACGAGGCACAAGACTACAAAGAGCTATACTTGAAAGGCAAAGACGAGCTAAAGCAGCTCCAAGATGAGCTCAGTGAGCTGAAGATGGAGAAAGAAGAGGGGAAGAGAAAAAGCCAGGAAGCTTCATTAGAGTGTGATGATGATCTGGCTTGTCAGATTGACCTTCTGTTAAGGGAACTGGACCAGAGAAACAAGGAGCGAGAAGAGCTGAAAGATAAG GTGGACAGTCTAGAAAATGAGAAGTGCAATATACTGACATGCTGTGAGAGCCTGCAGAAAGATTTCGAGGAGGTAAAGAGAGAAATTGAAAAGACGAAGGTACGTGTAGAAAATCAAGGGGTCCAGACAGATTTTcctgtttcctcacatgaagaAAGTGCGACAACTTCATCAGGAGCCTCCAACTCTGGAAGAAGTACAGACTTTGGTACACAGCAGCATGAGACACAGGACATACCAAAAATTGGACAAGAAACCAGTAACCTACAGACATACAG CCTCAGGTTAAGAGAACTCCGACAAAAAGTGGCGCGTCTCCTGGTCACCTTCGTCCCTGCACTGGACCTTGAGCAGGTGAATTACGATTGCGAAGTCATCGATGAAATTCTCACTCAGGTTATCGATGAGATCTCCCCTACAGAACCAGCCTTTACGTAG